CTATTGAAGAATGTATTTTTAAAAATTCTTTTACGGTATTTATTGCTGTTTCAGCAGCTTTATCTTTAGGAAAATGATAAACTCCCGTACTTATATTAGGAAATGCAATTGACTTCAAATTATTTTCCACAGCAATTTCAAGACTTCTTCTGTAACAACTTTCCAGTAATTCTGAATCGTTTCTTTTACCTCCGGACCAAACAGGGCCAACTGTATGGATAACATATTTTGCCGGCAAATTATAGCCTTTTGTAATTTTTGCATCACCGGTTTCACATCCGTTTAATGTCTTACATTCATTTAATAACTCAATTCCTGCTGCTCTGTGAACAGCACCATCAACCCCTCCGCCGCCAAGCAAAGAATTATTTGCGGCATTAACAATGGCATCAACTTCTAATATTGTAATGTCTCCTCTGTAAAGTTCAATTTTATGCATAATAGTCAATTTTATTAATATCTCCACTAAAACATATCATTTATTATTTTATCATCAACATTTACAAATTCAGAATGATAATCCTTCTTCAGTTTTTTTGCAGTTTCCTTAAGGAAATCCGCAATAACATTTATTTCCCATTCAACAGGAGATAATATATCAGTCCAATCACCTCCGCCTTGAGGTGTTCTGCCTCTGAAACTACCTTTTGCCACAGATGAATTGTCAAATGCTGCTTTAATTTTTTTATAAATTGAAAAAGTTAATATATCAGGATTTTGTTTAAGAAGTTCCATTATTTTTCGTGTTATTTTTACAAATTCATCCTCAATAGCTGTCTCTTTATATTGAGCAATGCCATCATCAAATTCAATCATAAAATCTACTCCTTCTTTTCCTGTTTTAAATTTTTCAGTTAAAAGAAAAAGTTCATTCGCTTTTTGTTCTAACAGATTTTCCATTTTTTGCAATTTTATATATTAGGAAACAAGAAAAATATTATTTTTTAACCAGCTCAAGTTTAACAGGAATAACACCATCATTTATCATATCAACCGTTAATGCTGCTTTCTTTGAAAGATCAATAACTCTGCCTTTTTTGAAAGGGCCTCTGTCATTAATTCTTACAATTACACTTTTATTGTTATTCAAATTTGTTACTCTTACTAATGTACCAAACTTTAATGTTTTATGTGCTGCTGTAAGTTTATTCATATTAAATATCTCCCCGCTTGCTGTTTTCTTTCCGTTAAAACCCGGGCCGTACCAAC
The window above is part of the Bacteroidales bacterium genome. Proteins encoded here:
- a CDS encoding O-acetyl-ADP-ribose deacetylase, which translates into the protein MHKIELYRGDITILEVDAIVNAANNSLLGGGGVDGAVHRAAGIELLNECKTLNGCETGDAKITKGYNLPAKYVIHTVGPVWSGGKRNDSELLESCYRRSLEIAVENNLKSIAFPNISTGVYHFPKDKAAETAINTVKEFLKIHSSIEKVIFTVFDEENFAIYEEKLK
- a CDS encoding septal ring lytic transglycosylase RlpA family protein, giving the protein MNIFNNFVDILIILNKILMKKLLKLSLIFTLLYFMSCSVAKEKKASPNYVFYQKGKASWYGPGFNGKKTASGEIFNMNKLTAAHKTLKFGTLVRVTNLNNNKSVIVRINDRGPFKKGRVIDLSKKAALTVDMINDGVIPVKLELVKK